In Rhizobium gallicum bv. gallicum R602sp, the following proteins share a genomic window:
- the bioB gene encoding biotin synthase BioB yields the protein MKGAYEIAEPPIPRYRADAAEIIYNLPFNDLLFRAHGVHRENFDPNAVQMSRLLSIKTGGCAEDCGYCSQSAHYSTGLKASKLMEVERVLAEARKAKEGGATRYCMGAAWRSPKDRDMDAIAAMVKGVKALGMETCMTLGMLTPAQSAALAQAGLDYYNHNIDTSERFYGEIITTRTFADRLQTLSNVRDAGIKVCAGGILGMGETAADRIAMLVTLANLAVPPESVPINMLIPIPGSKLADAEPVDPIEFVRTIALARILMPASHLRLSAGRSDMSDEMQALCFFAGANSIFVGDTLLTADNPGEDDDSALFRRLGLKPMELDGGETAP from the coding sequence CTGAAGGGTGCATACGAGATTGCGGAGCCTCCCATCCCTCGGTATCGGGCGGATGCAGCAGAAATTATCTATAATTTGCCGTTCAACGATCTTCTTTTTCGTGCTCACGGTGTTCATCGCGAAAACTTCGATCCGAACGCTGTCCAGATGAGCCGTCTGCTGTCCATCAAGACCGGCGGCTGCGCGGAGGACTGCGGCTATTGCAGCCAGTCGGCCCATTATTCGACCGGGCTCAAGGCCTCGAAGCTGATGGAGGTCGAACGTGTCCTTGCTGAAGCGCGCAAGGCAAAGGAGGGCGGCGCGACCCGCTATTGCATGGGCGCTGCATGGCGCAGCCCGAAGGATCGCGACATGGATGCGATCGCTGCCATGGTGAAGGGCGTCAAGGCCCTGGGCATGGAAACCTGCATGACGCTCGGCATGCTGACGCCGGCACAGAGCGCTGCGCTCGCGCAAGCGGGGCTTGACTATTACAACCACAATATCGACACCTCCGAACGCTTCTACGGCGAGATCATAACCACGCGGACATTTGCCGACCGTTTGCAGACACTGTCGAATGTTCGTGACGCCGGCATCAAGGTCTGTGCGGGCGGCATCCTCGGGATGGGTGAGACGGCCGCCGACCGCATCGCGATGCTGGTGACGCTTGCCAATCTGGCCGTGCCTCCCGAAAGCGTGCCGATCAACATGCTGATCCCTATCCCGGGTTCGAAGCTTGCCGACGCCGAACCCGTCGATCCGATCGAGTTCGTGCGAACGATCGCTCTGGCCCGCATCTTGATGCCGGCCTCGCACCTGCGGCTTTCGGCGGGACGCTCCGATATGAGCGATGAGATGCAAGCCCTCTGTTTCTTCGCTGGTGCCAATTCCATCTTCGTCGGCGATACCCTTTTGACAGCCGACAATCCAGGGGAGGACGACGACAGCGCACTGTTTCGCCGCCTCGGTCTGAAGCCGATGGAACTGGACGGCGGGGAGACGGCCCCATGA
- a CDS encoding GntR family transcriptional regulator — translation MTHHSDETIAVRISRVLADRIVTGQLAPGSKLKQDHIAEEFGSSHVPVREALRRLEAQGLAISEPRRGVRVASFDLAEVQEVARMRAALEVLALRHAAPHLTPSILDQAECATLEGDQAVDVRGWEAANRRFHRLVLSPCAMPRLLAAIDDLHAASARFLFATWNSGWQTPKDRDHRAILGFLREGETEHAATVLERHVQWIGRRPARSGAAPDAERFAIVG, via the coding sequence ATGACCCATCACAGTGACGAGACAATTGCCGTGCGGATAAGCCGCGTCCTTGCTGACCGGATCGTGACAGGACAGCTCGCACCCGGCTCCAAACTCAAGCAGGATCATATCGCCGAGGAATTCGGCTCCAGCCATGTACCGGTGCGTGAGGCACTTCGGCGGCTGGAGGCGCAGGGGCTTGCGATCAGCGAGCCGAGGCGAGGCGTCCGCGTTGCGTCATTCGATCTTGCAGAAGTGCAGGAAGTAGCGCGCATGCGCGCCGCGCTCGAAGTCCTGGCGCTTCGCCATGCGGCTCCCCACCTGACGCCGTCCATCCTCGACCAGGCCGAATGCGCCACCCTTGAAGGCGACCAGGCCGTTGATGTTCGCGGCTGGGAAGCGGCAAACAGGCGCTTTCACCGGCTGGTGCTTTCGCCTTGCGCGATGCCGCGGCTCTTGGCGGCAATTGATGATCTGCACGCCGCGAGCGCGCGGTTTCTTTTCGCAACGTGGAACTCGGGCTGGCAGACACCCAAGGACCGCGATCATCGAGCGATCCTCGGTTTTCTTCGCGAAGGAGAAACCGAACACGCGGCCACCGTCCTGGAGCGGCATGTCCAATGGATCGGCCGGCGGCCGGCAAGAAGCGGCGCGGCCCCTGACGCCGAGCGTTTCGCGATCGTCGGCTGA
- a CDS encoding ABC transporter ATP-binding protein, which produces MLRRFFSYYRPYRGLFVLDFSCAIISGLLELGFPMAVKLFVDRLLIGQDWLLILLASAGLLVVYVINTGLMAIVTYWGHMLGINIETDMRRAAFDHLQKLSFSYYDNQKTGHLVGRLTKDLEEIGEVAHHGPEDLFIAVMTFAGALILMLTVNWQLALITAIIVPLTAWVTSRYGTRMTRNSRALFGRVGDFNARIEESVGGVRVVQAFGNEDHERALFENDNQSYRRTKLQAYRIMAASTSLSYMSMRLTQMIVMIAGSYFVLAGELTAGGFIGFLLLVGVFFRPVEKINSVIETYPKGIAGFRRFTELIDTEPDIEDAPDAIEVDHLRGEIAYRDVSFAYSSGKAALKHVNLTIRAGETVAFVGPSGAGKTTICSLLPRFYEVGDGAISVDGIDIRHMKLASLRRQIGVVQQDVFLFAGTIRENIAYGRLDAGEADIVEAAMRAKLDDMIASLPDGLDTMIGERGVKLSGGQKQRLAIARMFLKNPPILILDEATSALDTETERQIQRSLAKLAEGRTTLIIAHRLATIRDADRIVVVDGSRVVEEGSHAELLKRRGHYRRLYDAQLASNS; this is translated from the coding sequence ATGCTCCGCCGTTTCTTTTCCTATTACAGGCCCTATCGCGGCCTCTTCGTGCTGGATTTCAGCTGCGCGATCATCTCGGGCCTGCTCGAGCTCGGCTTTCCGATGGCTGTGAAGCTGTTCGTCGACCGGCTTCTGATCGGCCAGGACTGGCTGCTCATTTTATTGGCATCTGCCGGTCTTCTGGTGGTTTATGTGATCAACACCGGCTTGATGGCGATCGTCACCTATTGGGGCCATATGCTCGGCATCAACATCGAGACCGACATGCGCCGGGCGGCCTTCGACCATCTTCAGAAGCTCTCCTTCAGCTATTACGACAATCAGAAGACCGGCCATCTGGTCGGCCGTCTAACCAAGGATCTCGAAGAGATCGGCGAAGTGGCCCATCACGGTCCCGAGGATCTTTTCATTGCGGTGATGACGTTTGCAGGCGCACTGATCTTGATGCTGACTGTCAATTGGCAGCTCGCGCTCATCACCGCCATCATCGTGCCGCTGACGGCGTGGGTGACCAGCCGTTACGGAACCCGGATGACGAGGAATTCGCGGGCCCTCTTCGGGCGCGTCGGCGATTTCAATGCCCGGATCGAAGAGAGCGTCGGCGGTGTCAGGGTCGTGCAGGCCTTCGGCAACGAGGACCATGAACGGGCTCTCTTCGAAAATGACAATCAAAGCTACCGGAGGACGAAACTCCAAGCCTACCGCATCATGGCTGCCAGCACATCGCTGAGTTACATGAGCATGCGGCTGACGCAGATGATCGTGATGATCGCCGGCAGCTATTTCGTTCTGGCGGGCGAGCTGACGGCCGGTGGCTTCATTGGTTTCCTGCTTCTCGTCGGCGTCTTCTTCCGACCCGTCGAGAAGATCAACTCGGTTATCGAAACCTACCCGAAAGGCATTGCCGGTTTCCGGCGGTTTACCGAACTGATCGACACAGAACCCGATATCGAGGATGCGCCCGACGCGATCGAAGTCGATCATTTGAGGGGCGAAATCGCCTATCGCGACGTGTCTTTCGCCTATAGCAGCGGCAAGGCGGCGCTTAAGCATGTCAATCTGACGATCAGGGCAGGCGAGACGGTTGCATTCGTCGGCCCCTCTGGCGCAGGAAAGACGACGATATGCTCGCTGCTGCCACGCTTTTATGAAGTCGGCGACGGGGCCATCTCGGTGGACGGCATCGACATCCGCCATATGAAACTCGCCTCGCTCAGACGTCAGATCGGTGTCGTGCAGCAGGATGTCTTTCTGTTCGCAGGAACGATTCGCGAAAACATCGCCTATGGAAGGCTGGACGCCGGCGAAGCCGATATTGTCGAGGCCGCTATGCGCGCCAAGCTTGACGACATGATTGCGTCGCTGCCAGACGGGCTGGATACGATGATCGGCGAACGCGGCGTCAAATTGTCGGGCGGCCAGAAACAACGCCTGGCAATTGCCCGCATGTTCTTGAAGAACCCGCCGATCCTCATTCTCGACGAGGCGACGTCGGCGCTCGATACAGAGACCGAACGTCAGATACAACGATCGCTGGCCAAGCTTGCCGAAGGCAGGACGACGCTGATTATCGCGCACCGGCTGGCAACAATACGCGACGCGGACCGGATCGTTGTCGTGGACGGCTCACGTGTTGTGGAAGAGGGTTCGCATGCCGAGTTGCTAAAGCGGCGCGGCCATTACAGGCGCCTTTACGATGCCCAGCTTGCCAGCAATTCTTGA
- a CDS encoding ATP-binding cassette domain-containing protein, with translation MLSLQDVGFVIEGRTLLHPLTLDFAAGKTVALIGHNGSGKSTLLKLLARQQQPSSGTIRLEGKALAEWPGRAFARRLGYLPQQTPAAPGMLVKELVALGRYPWHGALGRFAEADRTKVCEALELTGTASVAGRLVDTLSGGERQRVWLAMLVAQDADCLLLDEPISALDIGHQLEVLALTQTLSREKGLSVIAVLHDVNMAARFCDEIVALHSGRLIARGTPAEIMRPAELDKIYNVRMDVMQQRSGRLVAVAQ, from the coding sequence ATGCTCTCTCTTCAAGACGTCGGCTTCGTCATCGAAGGCCGTACCCTGCTGCACCCGCTGACGCTGGACTTTGCAGCCGGAAAAACGGTCGCGTTGATCGGCCATAACGGTTCCGGAAAATCGACGCTGCTGAAGCTTCTCGCCCGCCAGCAACAGCCTTCTTCCGGCACGATACGCTTGGAAGGCAAGGCGCTTGCCGAATGGCCGGGCCGCGCCTTTGCCCGCCGCCTCGGCTACCTGCCGCAGCAAACGCCGGCAGCGCCGGGGATGCTTGTCAAGGAGCTTGTCGCGCTCGGCCGCTACCCCTGGCATGGTGCGCTCGGCCGCTTCGCAGAAGCGGATCGCACCAAGGTTTGCGAGGCGCTGGAACTGACAGGCACCGCCTCAGTGGCCGGCAGGCTTGTCGATACGCTGTCGGGCGGAGAACGCCAGCGCGTTTGGCTGGCGATGCTTGTAGCCCAAGATGCCGATTGCCTACTGCTTGACGAACCCATCTCAGCACTCGACATCGGCCATCAACTCGAAGTGCTGGCGCTGACCCAGACACTTTCGCGCGAGAAGGGCCTCAGCGTCATCGCCGTGCTTCACGACGTCAACATGGCGGCGCGATTCTGCGACGAAATCGTCGCGCTGCATTCCGGGCGCTTGATTGCACGGGGGACACCGGCGGAAATCATGAGACCTGCCGAACTCGATAAGATCTACAATGTCCGAATGGATGTGATGCAGCAACGATCCGGTCGGCTCGTGGCGGTGGCCCAATAG
- a CDS encoding TonB-dependent siderophore receptor, with translation MSFRSALGRTILSLSCSAGFFLPALAQDQAVTVLQPVVIQGDGGGAYGSGIFEEEGYVAKAGRAAGKSDTPLIETPQSVSVITADQIDAQGAETLNAALRYSAGVAGENNGSDTRGYGLQIRGFNVSDEIFYVDGLHSKGTEFASFLSLETYGAEAIELVRGPASVLYGQNSPGGIINYSSKRPTAEAFGEVGLSAGSFDRYEAQFDIGGPITEDGVFSYRLTGLGRKGDTHVDFVNDDRVYLAPSVKWAPDDETSLTVFAKYQKDFTGWGIQFLPASGTVLPNANGEIPRDRFVGEPDFDRYDLTIATIGYAFEHQIDETWAFRQNARYSYLKNVQEGVFGNGLAADGRTLMRYADEGRSQLASFAIDNQAEAMFDTGPLAHKMLFGLDYQYTHFKDWGTYADVDPIDVFNPVYGSPLPALDVYTDAKTTQHQLGLYVNDQVKFDKFVLTGGLRHDWARMETLEQFDGSRTDKSDRAFTGRLGLVYLADNGLAPYASYSTSFMPVLDDPSFDPETGRQYEVGVKYQPEGYNSFVTLSAFDLTKDNAVRYQGSTAVQTGEIRSRGVELEGVASLDEGWDIKLAYAYLDTEIMDDTEGTGGNTPYGVPRHRASLWAKYTLQRGTLEGLGLAAGIRYIGSTYGDDANSFKVASVTLVDLAANYQWKDYEFQLNVSNLFDKRYVASCFSQTAGCFFGEGRKIVGSVKYRW, from the coding sequence ATGTCCTTTCGTTCCGCGCTTGGCCGCACCATTCTTTCTCTTTCATGCAGCGCAGGCTTTTTTCTACCGGCGCTTGCGCAGGATCAGGCAGTGACGGTGCTGCAGCCTGTCGTCATCCAAGGGGATGGCGGCGGTGCATACGGCAGCGGCATATTCGAAGAGGAAGGTTACGTTGCCAAAGCCGGGCGCGCAGCCGGCAAGAGCGATACCCCGCTGATCGAAACGCCGCAGTCGGTGTCCGTGATCACGGCGGACCAGATCGACGCGCAAGGCGCCGAAACCCTGAATGCGGCCCTGCGTTACAGCGCAGGCGTCGCCGGCGAGAATAATGGATCGGATACTCGCGGCTATGGGCTGCAAATCCGCGGCTTTAACGTCTCCGACGAAATCTTCTATGTCGATGGCCTGCATTCGAAGGGAACGGAATTCGCCTCCTTCCTGTCGCTGGAGACTTACGGCGCCGAAGCCATCGAGCTTGTGCGCGGTCCGGCTTCCGTACTTTACGGCCAGAACAGCCCCGGCGGCATCATCAATTACTCCAGCAAACGCCCGACTGCCGAAGCGTTCGGCGAAGTGGGCCTCAGCGCCGGCAGCTTCGACCGCTACGAAGCACAATTCGATATTGGTGGTCCGATCACCGAAGACGGGGTATTCAGCTACCGCCTAACGGGTCTTGGCCGCAAGGGCGACACACATGTGGACTTCGTCAACGACGATCGCGTCTACCTCGCACCCTCCGTCAAATGGGCGCCGGACGACGAAACGAGCCTGACGGTCTTTGCAAAATACCAGAAGGACTTCACCGGTTGGGGCATCCAGTTTCTGCCTGCATCCGGAACCGTCCTGCCGAACGCGAATGGCGAAATTCCACGCGACAGGTTTGTCGGCGAACCGGATTTTGACCGCTATGACCTGACGATTGCGACGATTGGCTACGCGTTCGAGCACCAAATCGACGAGACGTGGGCTTTCCGGCAGAACGCGCGCTATTCCTATCTGAAAAACGTACAGGAAGGGGTTTTTGGCAACGGACTCGCCGCCGACGGACGCACCCTCATGCGTTATGCCGACGAAGGCCGATCGCAGCTGGCAAGCTTTGCGATCGACAATCAGGCGGAGGCAATGTTCGACACCGGTCCGCTTGCGCATAAGATGCTTTTCGGGCTTGATTATCAGTATACACATTTCAAAGACTGGGGCACCTATGCCGATGTCGATCCAATTGATGTCTTCAATCCGGTCTACGGCTCGCCGCTGCCAGCACTTGATGTCTATACAGACGCGAAGACGACACAGCATCAGCTCGGCCTTTACGTGAACGACCAGGTCAAGTTCGACAAATTCGTGCTGACGGGCGGCCTCCGTCACGACTGGGCGCGAATGGAAACGCTCGAGCAGTTTGACGGAAGCCGCACGGACAAATCCGATCGTGCCTTTACCGGCCGCCTCGGCCTTGTCTATCTGGCCGATAACGGTCTTGCGCCCTACGCCAGCTATTCGACCTCGTTCATGCCGGTGCTTGACGATCCGAGCTTTGATCCCGAAACAGGGCGGCAATACGAGGTCGGCGTGAAGTATCAGCCGGAAGGCTATAACAGCTTCGTGACGCTTTCGGCCTTTGATCTGACGAAAGACAATGCCGTTCGCTATCAAGGAAGTACTGCGGTGCAGACCGGAGAAATCCGCTCCCGCGGCGTCGAACTCGAAGGCGTCGCAAGCCTCGATGAGGGCTGGGATATCAAGCTTGCTTATGCCTATCTCGATACCGAGATCATGGACGATACCGAGGGAACCGGCGGCAACACGCCTTACGGCGTGCCTCGCCATCGCGCGTCTCTATGGGCAAAGTACACGCTCCAGCGCGGCACGTTGGAGGGTCTCGGCCTAGCCGCAGGCATCCGCTACATCGGATCGACCTATGGCGACGATGCGAATTCGTTCAAGGTTGCGAGCGTTACACTTGTCGACCTTGCCGCAAATTACCAGTGGAAAGACTACGAGTTCCAGCTGAACGTCAGTAATCTCTTCGACAAGCGCTATGTGGCCTCGTGCTTTTCGCAAACGGCCGGATGCTTTTTCGGCGAGGGCCGCAAGATCGTCGGCTCGGTGAAATACCGTTGGTAA
- a CDS encoding ABC transporter substrate-binding protein: MFTRRTLFGGLAASAFAPAAFASPPRRIVCLEWTSAEMFMSLGVQPLAVADLKGYRDWVAAPALPLSTFDLGARGEPNLEVISALRPDLIAGAYGYGIDETMFAHFAPVFSVPFYDGKSTPLAQAAAETVKLGALLRRQEEAREHVSQALRTINDTRDALRTRPAGPIAIVSMFDDRHVRVYGRGSLFQDVFDRIGLVNAWTGRTSEWGFSIVGIDALTTIGNAHLVLLDPIPAHIRIRIVQSTLWTSLPCVRAGNVATIPPVWPFGGLAAAARFANLIENVVQA, encoded by the coding sequence ATGTTTACCCGGCGGACTTTATTCGGCGGGCTAGCCGCATCGGCTTTCGCACCGGCGGCCTTCGCATCCCCGCCGCGACGCATCGTCTGCCTCGAATGGACATCGGCCGAAATGTTCATGTCGCTCGGCGTGCAGCCATTGGCGGTTGCCGATCTCAAAGGCTATCGGGACTGGGTCGCTGCGCCCGCACTGCCCTTGTCGACATTTGATCTCGGCGCCCGCGGCGAACCGAACCTCGAAGTGATCAGCGCGCTTCGTCCCGATCTGATCGCAGGCGCCTATGGCTACGGGATTGATGAAACAATGTTTGCGCACTTTGCGCCGGTGTTCAGCGTTCCGTTCTATGACGGAAAGAGCACGCCGCTTGCTCAGGCGGCAGCCGAAACCGTAAAACTCGGCGCTCTTCTGCGACGGCAGGAGGAAGCGCGGGAGCATGTCAGCCAAGCCCTGCGCACGATCAATGATACCAGGGATGCTCTTCGCACCCGCCCGGCCGGTCCGATCGCGATCGTCAGCATGTTCGACGACCGCCACGTGCGGGTCTATGGAAGAGGCAGCCTGTTCCAAGACGTGTTTGACCGCATCGGGCTGGTCAACGCGTGGACCGGCCGGACATCGGAATGGGGATTTTCAATCGTTGGCATCGATGCGCTTACGACAATCGGTAATGCCCATCTGGTTTTGCTCGATCCGATCCCGGCGCATATCCGCATCCGCATTGTGCAGAGTACGCTCTGGACCAGCCTGCCCTGTGTCAGAGCTGGAAATGTTGCAACGATTCCCCCGGTGTGGCCCTTCGGTGGGTTGGCCGCTGCCGCCCGTTTCGCCAACTTGATCGAAAACGTCGTGCAGGCATGA
- the fhuB gene encoding Fe(3+)-hydroxamate ABC transporter permease FhuB: MVIDQPISAESSGFWKLMLLVAIPAITAMALTIAGAERLLPLSAWWSALVETDNAKSQELLFRHAFMPRVAVSILAGLGLGLSGILIQHLLRNPLAEPTTIGTNAGAGLALTIATLYAPVALENGRGVIALLGGALTTFLVFLLAQRRQFSPVAVIVSGLVVSLTCGSASALLMAINREYTEELFIWQSGSLIQNGDAVIRALLPQITVCSVLAFMFLRPLRLLEAGDESAGSLGIRPAAIRLIGLSIAVAMSAFVVAAVGVISFIALAAPAFARIAGARTLLQRMVWSPLIAASQLWLVDQLIQFHFKEMAFPAGAATALLGAPLLFFFLLRSKTVSLDSREGTFAAVAPHKMPALLLLAVALVVATGLVFFFGKGANGWGSIAAAEIGQLAELRLPRIGVALAAGAMFGVCGTLLQRMTANSMAAPEVIGVSGGASLGVLALFVVTSSIDRLSLAMAASVGAFATLALVMFVAGRQRLSPEKLLLAGTSVTTLASALAALALASGDPRTDFLLAWLSGSTYRATPTQATAAAAVAILLLSVAPLTIRWLAVLPLGETVSRSLGLGVVAVRAILLCLIAIPTALATLLIGPLSFVGLMAPHFARMTGFRRPAGEIFASAFYGALILIAADWMGRTIIFPWQIPAGLLTALAGGPFFLIVMSRSR, encoded by the coding sequence ATGGTCATCGATCAGCCGATATCGGCGGAAAGCAGCGGCTTTTGGAAACTCATGCTGCTCGTCGCCATCCCCGCGATCACCGCGATGGCCCTGACTATTGCCGGAGCCGAACGGCTGTTGCCGCTTTCCGCCTGGTGGTCCGCGCTTGTCGAAACCGACAATGCGAAATCGCAGGAACTGCTTTTCCGCCACGCCTTCATGCCGCGTGTCGCGGTCAGCATCCTCGCCGGCCTGGGCCTCGGGCTCTCCGGCATCCTGATCCAGCATCTGCTTCGCAACCCACTGGCAGAGCCAACGACCATCGGCACGAATGCCGGCGCTGGGCTCGCCTTGACCATCGCAACGCTTTACGCCCCCGTAGCGCTCGAAAACGGACGTGGTGTCATCGCGCTCCTGGGCGGTGCGTTGACGACGTTCCTCGTCTTTTTGCTCGCACAGCGCCGGCAATTTTCGCCAGTCGCCGTCATTGTCTCAGGGCTTGTCGTCAGTTTGACCTGCGGTTCGGCGAGCGCCCTGCTCATGGCCATCAATCGCGAGTATACCGAGGAGCTTTTTATCTGGCAGAGCGGATCGTTGATCCAGAACGGCGACGCCGTCATCCGGGCGCTGCTTCCGCAGATTACTGTTTGCAGTGTCCTTGCATTCATGTTCCTGCGGCCCTTGCGGCTGCTGGAAGCGGGCGATGAAAGTGCCGGTAGCCTTGGCATCAGGCCGGCAGCCATCAGGCTTATCGGTCTTTCGATCGCAGTAGCAATGAGCGCATTCGTCGTTGCGGCAGTCGGCGTCATAAGCTTCATTGCACTCGCAGCCCCTGCCTTCGCGCGCATCGCTGGCGCAAGGACGCTGCTGCAGCGCATGGTCTGGTCGCCACTGATTGCCGCCTCGCAGCTTTGGCTGGTCGATCAACTGATCCAGTTCCACTTCAAGGAGATGGCATTTCCCGCAGGCGCTGCGACAGCACTTCTCGGAGCACCCCTGCTGTTCTTCTTCCTGCTTCGTTCGAAGACCGTGTCCCTGGACAGCCGAGAGGGCACATTCGCTGCCGTCGCTCCTCACAAAATGCCGGCGCTTCTTCTGCTTGCCGTGGCACTTGTCGTTGCGACAGGCCTTGTTTTTTTCTTTGGAAAGGGTGCAAACGGCTGGGGCTCCATCGCGGCAGCAGAGATCGGTCAATTGGCCGAATTGCGGTTGCCACGGATCGGCGTGGCGCTTGCGGCGGGAGCCATGTTTGGAGTTTGCGGCACATTGCTTCAGCGGATGACCGCAAACAGCATGGCTGCTCCCGAAGTGATCGGTGTCTCAGGTGGGGCAAGCCTCGGCGTGCTTGCGCTTTTTGTCGTCACCTCCAGCATCGATCGGCTTTCGCTGGCAATGGCCGCAAGCGTCGGCGCCTTCGCAACGCTCGCGCTCGTCATGTTTGTCGCTGGCCGGCAGCGCCTTTCGCCGGAGAAGCTTCTGCTCGCGGGGACATCTGTGACGACGCTTGCCTCCGCGCTCGCAGCTCTCGCTCTTGCAAGCGGCGATCCGAGGACGGACTTCCTGCTCGCCTGGCTCTCGGGATCCACCTACCGGGCAACGCCAACTCAGGCGACAGCAGCAGCCGCTGTCGCGATCCTTCTTCTATCCGTCGCGCCTTTGACGATCCGCTGGCTCGCCGTCTTGCCGCTTGGCGAAACCGTGTCGCGCTCGCTGGGCCTCGGTGTCGTTGCCGTTCGCGCCATCCTCCTTTGCCTCATCGCGATCCCGACAGCCCTCGCCACGCTGCTGATCGGACCGCTCAGTTTCGTCGGGCTGATGGCGCCGCACTTTGCGAGAATGACGGGGTTCCGAAGACCGGCCGGCGAAATATTCGCTTCTGCATTTTACGGTGCACTCATATTGATCGCGGCCGATTGGATGGGAAGAACCATCATTTTTCCGTGGCAGATACCGGCAGGTCTGCTGACAGCTCTCGCCGGCGGCCCGTTTTTCTTGATCGTAATGAGCCGCTCCCGATAG
- a CDS encoding FGGY-family carbohydrate kinase, producing the protein MAQFFIGVDVGTGSARAGVFDEHGILRAAAKRPITIWYEAGSIVEQSSEQIWKAVCDSVKEAVAAAEIPPAAVAGLGFDATCSLVSVTADGAPVAVGPSGDPNRNIIVWMDHRAAGEAAEINVGDHKVLRYVGGRISPEMETPKLLWLKRNLPASFAAAGHFFDLADYLTWRATGSLSRSVCTVTCKWTFLAHENRWDARYFEAIGLEELAAEGFSRIGTDIVDPGTALANGLTEQAAADLGLTVATPVGAALIDAHAGGVGTLGGAEASGHSDVRNRLAYIFGTSACSMVSSDSPVFVNGVWGPYFSAMVPGLWLTEGGQSAAGAAIDHLVTMHPASGEAQAKADAAGMPLVTWLDGQATKMCPELGRAVELAKSLHVVPEFLGNRSPHADPGARAVVAGIGLDTDISDLISLYIAGLCGIGYGLKQLLEKLAQDGIALDLIVASGGAAQSNLVRQLLADTTNLPVAIADTEEPVLLGAAMLGAVAGGHHPSLPEAMKVMSRLSKTFHPTGGAIAALHTNRYRAFELLQSADRNVRSLSLTGD; encoded by the coding sequence GCGTCGATGTAGGTACAGGCAGCGCGCGCGCAGGGGTCTTCGACGAACACGGCATTCTGCGGGCGGCTGCAAAACGTCCCATCACGATCTGGTATGAGGCAGGCAGCATCGTCGAGCAATCGAGCGAGCAGATATGGAAAGCAGTCTGCGACAGCGTCAAGGAAGCTGTCGCAGCGGCGGAAATTCCACCTGCAGCTGTTGCCGGTCTGGGTTTTGATGCCACCTGTTCTCTCGTTTCAGTGACGGCCGACGGCGCCCCGGTCGCCGTTGGTCCCTCCGGCGACCCCAACCGAAATATCATCGTCTGGATGGATCACCGTGCCGCCGGTGAAGCTGCGGAAATCAATGTCGGAGACCATAAGGTCCTGCGTTATGTCGGCGGGCGGATCTCCCCGGAAATGGAAACGCCGAAGCTTCTCTGGCTGAAGCGCAATCTGCCGGCCTCCTTTGCCGCTGCCGGTCACTTCTTCGACCTTGCGGACTATCTGACCTGGCGCGCAACAGGCTCGCTCAGCCGGTCGGTCTGCACGGTCACCTGCAAATGGACCTTTCTTGCCCACGAGAACCGTTGGGATGCACGGTACTTCGAGGCGATCGGGCTTGAGGAATTGGCAGCCGAAGGCTTTTCAAGGATAGGCACGGACATCGTCGATCCCGGCACGGCGCTGGCAAATGGGCTCACCGAACAAGCCGCTGCCGATCTCGGATTGACGGTCGCAACGCCGGTCGGAGCTGCGCTGATCGATGCGCATGCGGGGGGTGTCGGCACGCTCGGCGGGGCCGAGGCAAGCGGCCATTCGGATGTCAGAAACAGGCTTGCCTACATCTTCGGTACATCCGCCTGCTCGATGGTCTCAAGCGACAGCCCAGTATTCGTAAATGGCGTCTGGGGACCGTACTTCTCGGCCATGGTGCCAGGGCTCTGGCTGACGGAAGGCGGGCAGTCAGCGGCAGGTGCTGCCATAGACCATCTTGTGACGATGCATCCCGCCTCCGGTGAAGCACAGGCGAAAGCGGACGCTGCGGGCATGCCTCTTGTTACATGGCTTGACGGGCAAGCCACTAAGATGTGCCCGGAGCTTGGGCGCGCCGTCGAGCTTGCCAAGTCTCTTCACGTCGTGCCGGAGTTTCTCGGAAACCGGTCACCGCATGCTGACCCCGGCGCGCGGGCAGTCGTCGCCGGCATCGGACTTGATACAGATATTTCCGACCTGATTTCCCTCTACATCGCCGGCCTCTGCGGCATCGGCTACGGCCTCAAGCAGCTCCTGGAAAAACTGGCGCAGGACGGCATTGCGCTTGACCTGATCGTTGCCAGCGGTGGTGCGGCGCAAAGCAATCTCGTGCGCCAGCTTCTGGCCGATACGACGAATCTGCCGGTGGCAATCGCCGACACCGAGGAGCCTGTGCTGCTTGGTGCGGCAATGCTCGGGGCCGTCGCTGGCGGACATCATCCTTCCCTGCCCGAAGCGATGAAGGTGATGTCGCGTCTCTCCAAAACCTTCCATCCGACCGGTGGTGCGATTGCGGCTCTGCACACAAACAGGTACCGGGCTTTTGAACTGCTGCAGTCGGCAGACCGGAATGTCCGTTCGCTTTCATTGACCGGCGATTGA